In one Brienomyrus brachyistius isolate T26 chromosome 12, BBRACH_0.4, whole genome shotgun sequence genomic region, the following are encoded:
- the ino80b gene encoding INO80 complex subunit B, producing the protein MGKRKEMIHQKYFSGDESGGHKRKHKKHKKHKRRHHREDGVHAFPPEALESHSGGGLKPQLKLKIKLGGQTLGTKSVPTFTVVPEAERSPSPLMVVDDVDEEEPTEGVPIEQYRAWLDEDSNLDPSPLPDMDTDSLLGGPMDEEEKWLDALEKGELDDNGELKKEIDESLLTARQRALLHKQQSQPLLELPMGYKEKAMTEEMMQKREERARKRRLQAAKKAEENKNQTIERLTKTSKAKIKSMRERKARQTPCPMVRYCDSAHGTTISFPQGVPTPVVAATRPLPIPVSCGVTGCSNLKRYSCSRTGIPLCSLDCYRKNLLVMGMA; encoded by the exons ATGGGGAAGAGGAAAGAGATGATTCACCAAAAGTATTTTTCGG GAGATGAGTCTGGGGGACATAAGAGGAAACAcaagaaacataagaagcaCAAGAGGAGGCACCACAGAGAAGACGGGGTTCACGCCTTCCCTCCAGAGGCCCTGGAGTCCCATTCAGGAGGAGGCCTCAAGCCTCAGCTCAAGCTGAAGATCAAGCTGGGGGGACAGACCCTGGGCACCAAGAG TGTTCCGACGTTCACCGTGGTGCCAGAGGCGGAGCGCTCGCCGTCGCCACTGATGGTGGTGGATGACGTGGATGAGGAGGAGCCCACGGAGGGCGTGCCCATTGAGCAGTACAGGGCCTGGCTGG ATGAGGACAGCAACTTGGACCCTTCccccctccctgacatggacacGGACTCCCTCCTGGGGGGGCCCATGGACGAGGAGGAGAAGTGGCTGGATGCCCTGGAGAAGGGAGAGCTGGATGACAACGGGGAGCTGAAGAAGGAGATTGACGAGTCACTGCTGACCGCGAGACAG AGAGCCCTGCTGCACAAACAGCAGAGCCAGCCCTTGCTAGAGCTGCCCATGGGTTATAAGGAGAAAGCCATGACGGAGGAGATGATGCAGAAGCGGGAGGAGCGCGCTCGCAAGCGCCGCCTGCAGGCCGCCAAGAAGGCCGAGGAGAACAAGAACCAGACCATCGAGAGGCTCACCAAGACCAGCAAGGCCAAGATCAAGAGCATGCGAGAGCGCAAGGCCCGGCAGACCCCCTGCCCCATGGTGCGATATTGCGACTCTGCCCACGGCACCACCATCTCCTTCCCTCAGGGCGTGCCCACCCCCGTGGTGGCTGCCACCAGACCCCTGCCCATCCCCGTCAGCTGCGGGGTAACCGGCTGCTCCAACCTCAAGAGGTACTCCTGCTCGCGGACCGGAatccccctctgcagcctggacTGCTACCGGAAGAATCTCCTGGTGATGGGGATGGCGTGA
- the intu gene encoding protein inturned isoform X3, translated as MFNAGTHGGPSACFSNNLEDFDSIRSVLLYSDLEPEWLDDVQKNGELFYLELSEGEEEAALVHSSVTQGLSTNHVRFSDKEAEIITDGSKNKERYKREPRLKKLVKILRKKRPSQHRVDAPQILRPASILKNQAGQRAGLVVQQQQLKEVFVYLNPKRLGGCSPSPERGGLLQALLGVVHRPSWGRGEAQGRREERLTVHGLLPNSPAIRGGQVLIGDVLVAIDDVDVTSENIERVLSCIPGPTQVKLTLETASPGEGLEPAPPSGRPSPPVSQLVKLLWGEDLVELQMSISHIPHIVMYLSLKLDSESAKDEQEILYQFPTTEASTQLKGVRGVFLTLCDMLGSVTGGRIVSSSMLLSQHLVHVGYWKEGERLLVVGLPADRVPLLHLKTVMANLVRTLRVMYGSLDRAFSEEEHCSRLDCFFSLFFQRLIDNPGAPTLDAGGVLFLDGLPAVRWLTLPPEVKVDIDTILSDFESSDFGEMAEDYFGLRRLYVILGSCLFYKGYLTASHLPKEDLLDVALYCQHFGLLPLASEQRIGQLVIWREVFPHRLNQSAASGVGQGYGKPQGRRFLLIVGVRHFMQCVLLEAGGCAAPALGSPGPDCVYVDQVKATLLQLEGLQAALEERLAAPPAPCLSCADWFLPAGRERQDGPAGSPVFGKLVGSIKASSPAGRRGLFGDSAPLLRTRRPSPQRSLSDSGSDGPPDGAPFSGLSPHSTPDSTRKLTGRRDSLGSGGSDGSSGSGGLFKTPKKKHPNPFYLGTLKRSLSERDAEAAYSTMKLSSGAENTLFHYVCMETVQGIFIAPTHREVAQLSGSIHPQLIRNFHRCCLSIRAAFQQSLASWERQGADGHQGPRGLGPVKEHGVLFQCKPENWNEQKKPAPTMTYWVIGRMHLEPVPQEFYVCFHDSVTELPVEMAFRLSFGLAS; from the exons ATGTTTAACGCTGGCACTCATGGAGGACCTTCTGCATGCTTCTCTAACAACTTAGAGGACTTTGATTCAATTCGCAGCGTTCTTCTCTACAG TGACCTCGAGCCCGAGTGGCTGGATGATGTCCAGAAGAACGGGGAGCTGTTCTACCTTGAGCTGAgtgagggagaggaagaggccGCATTGGTCCACTCCAGCGTCACTCAGGGGCTGAGCACCAATCACGTGCGCTTCAGTGACAAGGAGGCGGAAATCATCACAGACGGGAGCAAGAACAAGGAGCGGTATAAAAGGGAGCCCAGACTGAAGAAGCTGGTGAAGATCCTAAGGAAGAAGCGGCCCTCCCAACACCGTGTGGACGCGCCCCAGATCCTGCGGCCCGCCTCCATTCTGAAGAACCAGGCGGGCCAGCGGGCCGGGCTCGtggtgcagcagcagcagctgaaGGAGGTCTTCGTGTACCTGAACCCCAAGCGGCTGGGGGGGTGCTCACCCTCTCCGGAGAGAGGCGGGCTGCTGCAGGCACTGCTGGGGGTGGTGCACCGGCCCTCCTGGGGGCGGGGTGAGGCGCAGGGCCGTAGGGAGGAGCGGCTCACCGTCCATGGCCTCCTACCCAACAGCCCTGCCATTAGAGGCGGGCAGGTTCTGATTG GGGATGTTCTGGTTGCTATTGACGACGTGGATGTGACATCAGAGAACATCGAGCGGGTCCTTTCCTGCATCCCGGGTCCAACTCAG GTGAAGCTGACGCTGGAGACAGCCTCTCCGGGGGAGGGCCTGGAGCCAGCGCCCCCTAGTGGCCGGCCGTCGCCGCCAGTCAGCCAGCTGGTGAAGCTCCTGTggggtgaggatctagtggagCTGCAGATGTCCATCAGCCACATACCTCACATCGTCATGTACCTCAGCCTCAAGCTGGACTCGGAGTCGGCCAAAGACGAG CAGGAAATTCTGTACCAATTCCCCACCACTGAGGCGTCCACACAACTCAAAGGGGTGAGGGGGGTGTTCCTGACCCTCTGCGACATGCTGGGGAGCGTCACCGGGGGACGGATTGTGAG ctcaTCTATGTTGCTCAGTCAGCACCTGGTGCACGTCGGCTACTGGAAGGAAGGGGAGAGGCTGCTGGTCGTCGGCCTGCCCGCAGACAG GGTCCCCCTCCTGCACCTGAAGACCGTCATGGCCAACTTGGTGCGGACCCTCAGGGTGATGTACGGCTCATTAGACAG GGCCTTCTCCGAGGAGGAGCACTGCTCTCGGCTGGACTGCTTCTTCTCCCTCTTCTTCCAGCGGCTGATCGATAACCCCGGGGCCCCGACTCTGGACGCGGGGGGCGTCCTCTTCTTGGATGGGCTGCCGGCCGTACGCTGGCTCACTCTGCCCCCTGAGGTCAAG GTTGACATCGATACGATTCTATCTGATTTTGAGTCGTCTGATTTTGGAGAGATG GCTGAGGATTACTTCGGCCTGCGCCGGCTGTACGTCATCCTGGGCTCCTGTCTCTTCTACAAA GGCTACCTGACAGCCAGCCACCTGCCCAAGGAGGACCTCCTGGATGTGGCCCTGTACTGCCAGCACTTTGGCCTCCTGCCCCTGGCCTCTGAGCAACGCATTGGCCAGCTGGTCATCTGGAGGGAGGTGTTTCCCCACCGCCTCAACCAATCGGCAGCCTCGGGGGTGGGACAGGGCTACGGCAAGCCCCAGGGAAGACGTTTCCTGCTCATCGTGGGGGTG AGGCACTTCATGCAGTGCGTACTGCTGGAGGCGGGGGGGTGTGCGGCCCCTGCCCTGGGCTCCCCGGGGCCCGACTGCGTGTACGTGGACCAGGTAAAGGCCACACTGCTGCAGCTGGAGGGCCTGCAGGCAGCCTTGGAGGAGCGTCTGGCCGCTCCCCCGGCCCCCTGCCTCTCCTGTGCCGACTGGTTTCTCCCGGCGGGCCGTGAGCGTCAGGACGGCCCCGCCGGTTCGCCCGTCTTCGGCAAGCTGGTGGGCTCCATCAAGGCGTCCTCGCCTGCGGGGAGGCGGGGCCTGTTTGGGGACAGCGCCCCTTTGCTGCGCACCCGTAGGCCCAGCCCTCAGCGCAGCCTGTCAGACAGCGGAAGCGACGGACCCCCAGATGGGGCCCCTTTCTCGGGGCTGAGCCCCCACTCCACCCCGGACTCCACACGGAAGCTGACGGGCCGCAGGGATTCCCTGGGCTCGGGGGGGTCAGATGGCAGCAGTGGCAGCGGGGGCCTCTTTAAG ACGCCCAAGAAGAAGCACCCAAACCCTTTCTACCTGGGAACTCTGAAGAGGAGCCTGTCGGAGAGAGACGCCGAGGCCGCCTACAGCACCATGAA GCTCAGCTCCGGCGCAGAGAACACGCTCTTCCACTACGTGTGCATGGAGACGGTGCAGGGCATCTTCATCGCGCCCACGCACCGCGAGGTGGCCCAGCTCAGCGGCTCTATCCACCCCCAGCTTATCCGCAACTTTCACCGCTGCTGCCTGTCTATCCGGGCTGCCTTCCAGCAGAGCCTGGCATCCTGG GAGAGGCAGGGTGCAGATGGGCACCAGGGGCCCCGGGGCTTGGGCCCTGTGAAGGAGCATGGTGTGCTGTTCCAGTGCAAGCCAGAGAATTGGAATGAGCAGAAGAAGCCAGCACCCACCATGACCTACTGGGTGATCGG GCGGATGCACCTGGAGCCCGTCCCTCAGGAATTCTACGTGTGCTTCCACGACTCAGTGACCGAACTGCCTGTGGAGATGGCCTTCAGGCTGTCCTTTGGCTTGGCGTCGTGA
- the intu gene encoding protein inturned isoform X2, with amino-acid sequence MEFNGGPESPSTRDHVAPGDALRETESDTESAASSYSNSDCSDDLEPEWLDDVQKNGELFYLELSEGEEEAALVHSSVTQGLSTNHVRFSDKEAEIITDGSKNKERYKREPRLKKLVKILRKKRPSQHRVDAPQILRPASILKNQAGQRAGLVVQQQQLKEVFVYLNPKRLGGCSPSPERGGLLQALLGVVHRPSWGRGEAQGRREERLTVHGLLPNSPAIRGGQVLIGDVLVAIDDVDVTSENIERVLSCIPGPTQVKLTLETASPGEGLEPAPPSGRPSPPVSQLVKLLWGEDLVELQMSISHIPHIVMYLSLKLDSESAKDEEILYQFPTTEASTQLKGVRGVFLTLCDMLGSVTGGRIVSSSMLLSQHLVHVGYWKEGERLLVVGLPADRVPLLHLKTVMANLVRTLRVMYGSLDRAFSEEEHCSRLDCFFSLFFQRLIDNPGAPTLDAGGVLFLDGLPAVRWLTLPPEVKVDIDTILSDFESSDFGEMAEDYFGLRRLYVILGSCLFYKGYLTASHLPKEDLLDVALYCQHFGLLPLASEQRIGQLVIWREVFPHRLNQSAASGVGQGYGKPQGRRFLLIVGVRHFMQCVLLEAGGCAAPALGSPGPDCVYVDQVKATLLQLEGLQAALEERLAAPPAPCLSCADWFLPAGRERQDGPAGSPVFGKLVGSIKASSPAGRRGLFGDSAPLLRTRRPSPQRSLSDSGSDGPPDGAPFSGLSPHSTPDSTRKLTGRRDSLGSGGSDGSSGSGGLFKTPKKKHPNPFYLGTLKRSLSERDAEAAYSTMKLSSGAENTLFHYVCMETVQGIFIAPTHREVAQLSGSIHPQLIRNFHRCCLSIRAAFQQSLASWERQGADGHQGPRGLGPVKEHGVLFQCKPENWNEQKKPAPTMTYWVIGRMHLEPVPQEFYVCFHDSVTELPVEMAFRLSFGLAS; translated from the exons ATGGAGTTTAACGGAGGCCCGGAGTCTCCCTCTACCCGCGATCATGTGGCACCCGGGGATGCGCTTCGGGAGACGGAGAGTGACACGGAGTCCGCGGCATCCAGTTACAGTAACTCCGACTGCTCCGA TGACCTCGAGCCCGAGTGGCTGGATGATGTCCAGAAGAACGGGGAGCTGTTCTACCTTGAGCTGAgtgagggagaggaagaggccGCATTGGTCCACTCCAGCGTCACTCAGGGGCTGAGCACCAATCACGTGCGCTTCAGTGACAAGGAGGCGGAAATCATCACAGACGGGAGCAAGAACAAGGAGCGGTATAAAAGGGAGCCCAGACTGAAGAAGCTGGTGAAGATCCTAAGGAAGAAGCGGCCCTCCCAACACCGTGTGGACGCGCCCCAGATCCTGCGGCCCGCCTCCATTCTGAAGAACCAGGCGGGCCAGCGGGCCGGGCTCGtggtgcagcagcagcagctgaaGGAGGTCTTCGTGTACCTGAACCCCAAGCGGCTGGGGGGGTGCTCACCCTCTCCGGAGAGAGGCGGGCTGCTGCAGGCACTGCTGGGGGTGGTGCACCGGCCCTCCTGGGGGCGGGGTGAGGCGCAGGGCCGTAGGGAGGAGCGGCTCACCGTCCATGGCCTCCTACCCAACAGCCCTGCCATTAGAGGCGGGCAGGTTCTGATTG GGGATGTTCTGGTTGCTATTGACGACGTGGATGTGACATCAGAGAACATCGAGCGGGTCCTTTCCTGCATCCCGGGTCCAACTCAG GTGAAGCTGACGCTGGAGACAGCCTCTCCGGGGGAGGGCCTGGAGCCAGCGCCCCCTAGTGGCCGGCCGTCGCCGCCAGTCAGCCAGCTGGTGAAGCTCCTGTggggtgaggatctagtggagCTGCAGATGTCCATCAGCCACATACCTCACATCGTCATGTACCTCAGCCTCAAGCTGGACTCGGAGTCGGCCAAAGACGAG GAAATTCTGTACCAATTCCCCACCACTGAGGCGTCCACACAACTCAAAGGGGTGAGGGGGGTGTTCCTGACCCTCTGCGACATGCTGGGGAGCGTCACCGGGGGACGGATTGTGAG ctcaTCTATGTTGCTCAGTCAGCACCTGGTGCACGTCGGCTACTGGAAGGAAGGGGAGAGGCTGCTGGTCGTCGGCCTGCCCGCAGACAG GGTCCCCCTCCTGCACCTGAAGACCGTCATGGCCAACTTGGTGCGGACCCTCAGGGTGATGTACGGCTCATTAGACAG GGCCTTCTCCGAGGAGGAGCACTGCTCTCGGCTGGACTGCTTCTTCTCCCTCTTCTTCCAGCGGCTGATCGATAACCCCGGGGCCCCGACTCTGGACGCGGGGGGCGTCCTCTTCTTGGATGGGCTGCCGGCCGTACGCTGGCTCACTCTGCCCCCTGAGGTCAAG GTTGACATCGATACGATTCTATCTGATTTTGAGTCGTCTGATTTTGGAGAGATG GCTGAGGATTACTTCGGCCTGCGCCGGCTGTACGTCATCCTGGGCTCCTGTCTCTTCTACAAA GGCTACCTGACAGCCAGCCACCTGCCCAAGGAGGACCTCCTGGATGTGGCCCTGTACTGCCAGCACTTTGGCCTCCTGCCCCTGGCCTCTGAGCAACGCATTGGCCAGCTGGTCATCTGGAGGGAGGTGTTTCCCCACCGCCTCAACCAATCGGCAGCCTCGGGGGTGGGACAGGGCTACGGCAAGCCCCAGGGAAGACGTTTCCTGCTCATCGTGGGGGTG AGGCACTTCATGCAGTGCGTACTGCTGGAGGCGGGGGGGTGTGCGGCCCCTGCCCTGGGCTCCCCGGGGCCCGACTGCGTGTACGTGGACCAGGTAAAGGCCACACTGCTGCAGCTGGAGGGCCTGCAGGCAGCCTTGGAGGAGCGTCTGGCCGCTCCCCCGGCCCCCTGCCTCTCCTGTGCCGACTGGTTTCTCCCGGCGGGCCGTGAGCGTCAGGACGGCCCCGCCGGTTCGCCCGTCTTCGGCAAGCTGGTGGGCTCCATCAAGGCGTCCTCGCCTGCGGGGAGGCGGGGCCTGTTTGGGGACAGCGCCCCTTTGCTGCGCACCCGTAGGCCCAGCCCTCAGCGCAGCCTGTCAGACAGCGGAAGCGACGGACCCCCAGATGGGGCCCCTTTCTCGGGGCTGAGCCCCCACTCCACCCCGGACTCCACACGGAAGCTGACGGGCCGCAGGGATTCCCTGGGCTCGGGGGGGTCAGATGGCAGCAGTGGCAGCGGGGGCCTCTTTAAG ACGCCCAAGAAGAAGCACCCAAACCCTTTCTACCTGGGAACTCTGAAGAGGAGCCTGTCGGAGAGAGACGCCGAGGCCGCCTACAGCACCATGAA GCTCAGCTCCGGCGCAGAGAACACGCTCTTCCACTACGTGTGCATGGAGACGGTGCAGGGCATCTTCATCGCGCCCACGCACCGCGAGGTGGCCCAGCTCAGCGGCTCTATCCACCCCCAGCTTATCCGCAACTTTCACCGCTGCTGCCTGTCTATCCGGGCTGCCTTCCAGCAGAGCCTGGCATCCTGG GAGAGGCAGGGTGCAGATGGGCACCAGGGGCCCCGGGGCTTGGGCCCTGTGAAGGAGCATGGTGTGCTGTTCCAGTGCAAGCCAGAGAATTGGAATGAGCAGAAGAAGCCAGCACCCACCATGACCTACTGGGTGATCGG GCGGATGCACCTGGAGCCCGTCCCTCAGGAATTCTACGTGTGCTTCCACGACTCAGTGACCGAACTGCCTGTGGAGATGGCCTTCAGGCTGTCCTTTGGCTTGGCGTCGTGA
- the intu gene encoding protein inturned isoform X1 codes for MEFNGGPESPSTRDHVAPGDALRETESDTESAASSYSNSDCSDDLEPEWLDDVQKNGELFYLELSEGEEEAALVHSSVTQGLSTNHVRFSDKEAEIITDGSKNKERYKREPRLKKLVKILRKKRPSQHRVDAPQILRPASILKNQAGQRAGLVVQQQQLKEVFVYLNPKRLGGCSPSPERGGLLQALLGVVHRPSWGRGEAQGRREERLTVHGLLPNSPAIRGGQVLIGDVLVAIDDVDVTSENIERVLSCIPGPTQVKLTLETASPGEGLEPAPPSGRPSPPVSQLVKLLWGEDLVELQMSISHIPHIVMYLSLKLDSESAKDEQEILYQFPTTEASTQLKGVRGVFLTLCDMLGSVTGGRIVSSSMLLSQHLVHVGYWKEGERLLVVGLPADRVPLLHLKTVMANLVRTLRVMYGSLDRAFSEEEHCSRLDCFFSLFFQRLIDNPGAPTLDAGGVLFLDGLPAVRWLTLPPEVKVDIDTILSDFESSDFGEMAEDYFGLRRLYVILGSCLFYKGYLTASHLPKEDLLDVALYCQHFGLLPLASEQRIGQLVIWREVFPHRLNQSAASGVGQGYGKPQGRRFLLIVGVRHFMQCVLLEAGGCAAPALGSPGPDCVYVDQVKATLLQLEGLQAALEERLAAPPAPCLSCADWFLPAGRERQDGPAGSPVFGKLVGSIKASSPAGRRGLFGDSAPLLRTRRPSPQRSLSDSGSDGPPDGAPFSGLSPHSTPDSTRKLTGRRDSLGSGGSDGSSGSGGLFKTPKKKHPNPFYLGTLKRSLSERDAEAAYSTMKLSSGAENTLFHYVCMETVQGIFIAPTHREVAQLSGSIHPQLIRNFHRCCLSIRAAFQQSLASWERQGADGHQGPRGLGPVKEHGVLFQCKPENWNEQKKPAPTMTYWVIGRMHLEPVPQEFYVCFHDSVTELPVEMAFRLSFGLAS; via the exons ATGGAGTTTAACGGAGGCCCGGAGTCTCCCTCTACCCGCGATCATGTGGCACCCGGGGATGCGCTTCGGGAGACGGAGAGTGACACGGAGTCCGCGGCATCCAGTTACAGTAACTCCGACTGCTCCGA TGACCTCGAGCCCGAGTGGCTGGATGATGTCCAGAAGAACGGGGAGCTGTTCTACCTTGAGCTGAgtgagggagaggaagaggccGCATTGGTCCACTCCAGCGTCACTCAGGGGCTGAGCACCAATCACGTGCGCTTCAGTGACAAGGAGGCGGAAATCATCACAGACGGGAGCAAGAACAAGGAGCGGTATAAAAGGGAGCCCAGACTGAAGAAGCTGGTGAAGATCCTAAGGAAGAAGCGGCCCTCCCAACACCGTGTGGACGCGCCCCAGATCCTGCGGCCCGCCTCCATTCTGAAGAACCAGGCGGGCCAGCGGGCCGGGCTCGtggtgcagcagcagcagctgaaGGAGGTCTTCGTGTACCTGAACCCCAAGCGGCTGGGGGGGTGCTCACCCTCTCCGGAGAGAGGCGGGCTGCTGCAGGCACTGCTGGGGGTGGTGCACCGGCCCTCCTGGGGGCGGGGTGAGGCGCAGGGCCGTAGGGAGGAGCGGCTCACCGTCCATGGCCTCCTACCCAACAGCCCTGCCATTAGAGGCGGGCAGGTTCTGATTG GGGATGTTCTGGTTGCTATTGACGACGTGGATGTGACATCAGAGAACATCGAGCGGGTCCTTTCCTGCATCCCGGGTCCAACTCAG GTGAAGCTGACGCTGGAGACAGCCTCTCCGGGGGAGGGCCTGGAGCCAGCGCCCCCTAGTGGCCGGCCGTCGCCGCCAGTCAGCCAGCTGGTGAAGCTCCTGTggggtgaggatctagtggagCTGCAGATGTCCATCAGCCACATACCTCACATCGTCATGTACCTCAGCCTCAAGCTGGACTCGGAGTCGGCCAAAGACGAG CAGGAAATTCTGTACCAATTCCCCACCACTGAGGCGTCCACACAACTCAAAGGGGTGAGGGGGGTGTTCCTGACCCTCTGCGACATGCTGGGGAGCGTCACCGGGGGACGGATTGTGAG ctcaTCTATGTTGCTCAGTCAGCACCTGGTGCACGTCGGCTACTGGAAGGAAGGGGAGAGGCTGCTGGTCGTCGGCCTGCCCGCAGACAG GGTCCCCCTCCTGCACCTGAAGACCGTCATGGCCAACTTGGTGCGGACCCTCAGGGTGATGTACGGCTCATTAGACAG GGCCTTCTCCGAGGAGGAGCACTGCTCTCGGCTGGACTGCTTCTTCTCCCTCTTCTTCCAGCGGCTGATCGATAACCCCGGGGCCCCGACTCTGGACGCGGGGGGCGTCCTCTTCTTGGATGGGCTGCCGGCCGTACGCTGGCTCACTCTGCCCCCTGAGGTCAAG GTTGACATCGATACGATTCTATCTGATTTTGAGTCGTCTGATTTTGGAGAGATG GCTGAGGATTACTTCGGCCTGCGCCGGCTGTACGTCATCCTGGGCTCCTGTCTCTTCTACAAA GGCTACCTGACAGCCAGCCACCTGCCCAAGGAGGACCTCCTGGATGTGGCCCTGTACTGCCAGCACTTTGGCCTCCTGCCCCTGGCCTCTGAGCAACGCATTGGCCAGCTGGTCATCTGGAGGGAGGTGTTTCCCCACCGCCTCAACCAATCGGCAGCCTCGGGGGTGGGACAGGGCTACGGCAAGCCCCAGGGAAGACGTTTCCTGCTCATCGTGGGGGTG AGGCACTTCATGCAGTGCGTACTGCTGGAGGCGGGGGGGTGTGCGGCCCCTGCCCTGGGCTCCCCGGGGCCCGACTGCGTGTACGTGGACCAGGTAAAGGCCACACTGCTGCAGCTGGAGGGCCTGCAGGCAGCCTTGGAGGAGCGTCTGGCCGCTCCCCCGGCCCCCTGCCTCTCCTGTGCCGACTGGTTTCTCCCGGCGGGCCGTGAGCGTCAGGACGGCCCCGCCGGTTCGCCCGTCTTCGGCAAGCTGGTGGGCTCCATCAAGGCGTCCTCGCCTGCGGGGAGGCGGGGCCTGTTTGGGGACAGCGCCCCTTTGCTGCGCACCCGTAGGCCCAGCCCTCAGCGCAGCCTGTCAGACAGCGGAAGCGACGGACCCCCAGATGGGGCCCCTTTCTCGGGGCTGAGCCCCCACTCCACCCCGGACTCCACACGGAAGCTGACGGGCCGCAGGGATTCCCTGGGCTCGGGGGGGTCAGATGGCAGCAGTGGCAGCGGGGGCCTCTTTAAG ACGCCCAAGAAGAAGCACCCAAACCCTTTCTACCTGGGAACTCTGAAGAGGAGCCTGTCGGAGAGAGACGCCGAGGCCGCCTACAGCACCATGAA GCTCAGCTCCGGCGCAGAGAACACGCTCTTCCACTACGTGTGCATGGAGACGGTGCAGGGCATCTTCATCGCGCCCACGCACCGCGAGGTGGCCCAGCTCAGCGGCTCTATCCACCCCCAGCTTATCCGCAACTTTCACCGCTGCTGCCTGTCTATCCGGGCTGCCTTCCAGCAGAGCCTGGCATCCTGG GAGAGGCAGGGTGCAGATGGGCACCAGGGGCCCCGGGGCTTGGGCCCTGTGAAGGAGCATGGTGTGCTGTTCCAGTGCAAGCCAGAGAATTGGAATGAGCAGAAGAAGCCAGCACCCACCATGACCTACTGGGTGATCGG GCGGATGCACCTGGAGCCCGTCCCTCAGGAATTCTACGTGTGCTTCCACGACTCAGTGACCGAACTGCCTGTGGAGATGGCCTTCAGGCTGTCCTTTGGCTTGGCGTCGTGA
- the LOC125705157 gene encoding uncharacterized protein LOC125705157 codes for MGPAPRPPSLPLPGQYADVKPNRRCFQPQTQSKGDIFHAAKFGLLEECKRIVSAEGPGLLDTYDDWGHSPAHYACLAGSVEVISFFLEAGAPVDLPSKAELSQRPIHWAAANGHEAVVHLLLEAGVPPNVEDQRGCTPLILAAQNGHTPLCCYLIVSGAKPNLCDVEGDNALHWAAFQGHRELVQLLLYSGLDPKQPDDFGQTPLHLAVLSADMKTVKLLCEQEGVSLEVEDGNGNTPLQLSRGREHRDISAYLEGALLQASRRIPCFDWSAFVFGPPGKSKGPVLFLYACLLLWGYPTYFFKIASVSFNKLWEFHVTFLLANILMWFLFLKASLMDPGFLPRDSEEYGKVIRQAVLSQDWQRDRNLLLRLCHSCHLVRPLRTKHCRVTNRCVEHFDHYCPYVYNTVGRRNRAYFFGFLSTMSVNCFLGLYLCVDWFYTMGRNLFIGIGFIFMAVIGVISGIMAGICLSMAVQNTTTNERLNHQRYSYLREEGGRIFTPFDRGPLLNLLEFFHLVPPLGEDELLGTDQFMVI; via the exons CCTTCTGGAGGAATGTAAGCGTATCGTCTCAGCTGAGGGGCCGGGGCTGCTGGACACGTACGACGATTGGGGCCACTCGCCGGCTCACTATGCCTGCCTGGCCGGCAGTGTGGAGGTCATCAGCTTCTTCCTGGAAGCTGGTGCACCGGTGGATCTCCCCAGCAAGGCGGAGTTGTCCCAGAGACCCATTCACTGGGCCGCGGCAAACGGACACGAGGCTGTGGTGCACCTGCTGCTGGAGGCCGGCGTCCCCCCGAACGTGGAGGACCAGAGAGGCTGCACCCCGCTGATCCTGGCCGCTCAGAACGGGCACACACCTCTCTGCTGCTACCTGATAGTGAGCGGGGCCAAACCCAATCTGTGTGATGTGGAGGGGGACAACGCCCTGCACTGGGCAGCCTTCCAAG GACACCGGGAGCTGgttcagctcttgctctactcAGGACTCGACCCCAAGCAGCCCGATGACTTCGGCCAG ACACCCCTGCACCTGGCTGTACTCAGTGCTGACATGAAGACCGTGAAGCTGCTTTGTGAGCAG GAGGGTGTCTCTTTGGAGGTGGAGGACGGGAATGGGAACACACCCCTGCAACTGTCGCGGGGACGCGAGCATCGCGACATATCCGCCTACCTGGAGGGGGCGCTGTTGCAGGCGAGTCGGCGCATCCCCTGCTTTGACTGGAG CGCCTTTGTGTTCGGCCCGCCTGGCAAATCCAAAGGGCCTGTCCTGTTCCTGTATGCTTGCCTGCTCCTATGGGGATACCCCACCTATTTCTTCAAG ATTGCCTCTGTGTCCTTTAACAAGCTGTGGGAGTTCCACGTCACCTTCCTGCTCGCCAACATACTCATGTGGTTCCTCTTCCTAAAAGCTTCCCTGATGGATCCAGGGTTTCTTCCCAGAGACAGTGAGGAATACGGGAAGGTCATTAGACAG GCGGTGCTCTCCCAGGACTGGCAGAGGGACAGGAATCTCTTGCTCCGCCTGTGTCACAGCTGCCACCTGGTGCGGCCACTACGGACCAAGCACTGCCGCGTCACCAACCGCTGCGTGGAGCACTTTGACCACTACTGTCCTTACGTCTACAACACCGTAGGGCGCAGGAACAG GGCTTACTTCTTCGGCTTCCTGAGCACCATGAGTGTGAACTGCTTcctgggcctgtacctctgTGTGGACTGGTTCTACACCATGGGCCGCAACCTCTTCATCGGCATCGGCTTCATTTTCATGGCTGTGATCGGGGTGATATCAGGCATCATGGCAGGCATCTGT CTGTCCATGGCGGTGCAGAACACCACCACCAACGAGAGGCTCAACCACCAGAGGTACAGCTACCTGCGGGAAGAGGGCGGCCGCATCTTCACCCCCTTCGACCGCGGGCCCCTGCTCAACCTGCTCGAGTTCTTCCACCTGGTGCCCCCCCTGGGGGAGGACGAGCTTCTCGGGACGGACCAGTTCATGGTGATCTGA